Proteins from one Microbacterium proteolyticum genomic window:
- a CDS encoding homoserine dehydrogenase, with translation MTDYRTLRVALLGAGAVGSQVADLLLKHRAELADRAGANLELAGIAVRNLDGKRDADLPRELFTTDAETLINGSDIVIELMGGIEPARTQVLQAINSGADVVTANKALLATHGSEIFEAADQVGAEVYYEAAAAGAIPIIRPLRDSLAGDRVVRIMGIVNGTTNYILDRMDTEGADFGEVLAQAQALGYAEADPTADVEGFDAAQKAAILASLAFHTTVPLDAVHREGITRIDAAMIESARHAGYVIKLLAVCERLAAAEGEASESISVRVYPALVERTHPLASVHGANNAVFVQAEAAGDLMFYGAGAGGVQTASAVLGDVVSAARRHIAGGVGVGESTRANLPTVPIGRVITRYQITLEVDDQPGVLATVAGILSEGRVSIATVEQTTIEPDAENPAAGASARLVIGTHQAREQDLSETVERLAASGVVERVVSVLRVEGN, from the coding sequence ATGACCGACTACCGCACGCTCCGCGTCGCGCTGCTGGGCGCCGGTGCCGTCGGCTCGCAGGTCGCCGACCTGCTGCTCAAGCACCGCGCAGAACTCGCCGACCGCGCCGGGGCGAACCTCGAACTCGCCGGCATCGCCGTCCGGAACCTCGACGGCAAGCGCGACGCCGACCTGCCCCGCGAGCTGTTCACGACGGATGCCGAGACCCTCATCAACGGCTCCGACATCGTCATCGAGCTGATGGGCGGCATCGAGCCGGCCCGCACGCAGGTGCTGCAGGCGATCAACTCGGGTGCGGACGTCGTGACCGCCAACAAGGCGCTCCTCGCCACCCACGGTTCCGAGATCTTCGAGGCCGCCGATCAGGTCGGCGCCGAGGTGTACTACGAGGCCGCGGCCGCCGGTGCGATCCCGATCATCCGGCCGCTGCGCGACTCGCTCGCGGGGGACCGCGTCGTCCGCATCATGGGCATCGTCAACGGGACGACGAACTACATCCTCGACCGCATGGACACCGAGGGCGCCGACTTCGGCGAGGTCCTCGCCCAGGCGCAGGCCCTCGGGTACGCCGAGGCCGACCCGACCGCCGACGTCGAGGGATTCGACGCCGCGCAGAAGGCCGCCATCCTCGCGAGCCTCGCGTTCCACACCACCGTCCCCCTGGATGCCGTCCACCGCGAGGGAATCACCCGGATCGACGCGGCGATGATCGAGTCCGCGCGTCACGCCGGCTACGTCATCAAGCTCCTCGCCGTGTGCGAGCGTCTCGCCGCCGCCGAGGGGGAGGCGAGCGAGTCCATCTCGGTGCGCGTCTACCCGGCGCTCGTGGAGCGCACGCACCCCCTGGCGAGCGTCCACGGCGCGAACAACGCCGTGTTCGTCCAGGCCGAGGCCGCCGGAGACCTGATGTTCTACGGTGCGGGCGCGGGCGGGGTGCAGACCGCTTCGGCCGTGCTCGGCGACGTCGTCTCGGCTGCGCGCCGTCACATCGCCGGGGGAGTCGGTGTCGGCGAGTCCACCCGCGCCAACCTCCCGACCGTGCCGATCGGGCGCGTCATCACGCGCTACCAGATCACGCTCGAGGTCGACGATCAGCCGGGCGTGCTCGCCACGGTCGCCGGCATCCTCAGCGAGGGCCGCGTCTCGATCGCGACGGTCGAGCAGACCACCATCGAACCGGATGCCGAGAACCCCGCCGCCGGGGCCTCCGCACGTCTGGTCATCGGAACACACCAGGCCCGTGAGCAGGATTTGAGCGAGACCGTCGAGCGTCTCGCCGCGAGCGGCGTCGTCGAGCGCGTGGTCTCCGTACTGCGCGTGGAAGGGAACTGA
- a CDS encoding LmeA family phospholipid-binding protein, whose amino-acid sequence MVDAARPRRRTGRVIAVVAIIVVLIAGLLVAAEFIARSAVANTVRSLVVQQVGLPADQQVDVEVPGIVLPQLLKGRLDQVAVSADDVALGPLNGDVRVDLQDVPVAGDAPAAGGSASVRLDPDQLRTLLAQIPGFPADTVGTAAPDVTLTTQFSVFGVPIPVGISATPGAADGDLTLTPSSFDLGGNRLDADALRGQLGGVADAALKTWSLCIADRLPAGLQLDSVSVQGEDVVATFAIDGRLLNDPALQQNGTCG is encoded by the coding sequence ATGGTGGATGCCGCACGCCCCCGCCGACGCACCGGACGGGTGATCGCCGTCGTCGCCATCATCGTCGTCCTGATCGCGGGACTGCTGGTGGCAGCCGAGTTCATCGCGCGGTCGGCGGTCGCGAACACCGTGCGCTCGCTCGTCGTCCAGCAGGTCGGCCTGCCCGCCGACCAGCAGGTCGACGTCGAGGTCCCCGGCATCGTGCTGCCCCAACTTCTGAAGGGGCGCCTCGATCAGGTGGCGGTGTCCGCGGACGATGTGGCGCTCGGCCCGCTGAACGGCGACGTCCGCGTCGACCTGCAGGACGTGCCGGTCGCGGGCGATGCCCCGGCGGCGGGGGGATCGGCATCCGTTCGCCTCGATCCCGACCAGTTGCGCACCCTTCTCGCGCAGATCCCGGGCTTCCCGGCCGACACGGTCGGCACCGCGGCCCCGGATGTGACCCTGACGACGCAGTTCTCGGTGTTCGGCGTGCCGATCCCGGTCGGGATCTCGGCCACGCCCGGCGCGGCCGACGGAGACCTCACGCTGACACCCAGCTCGTTCGACCTGGGCGGCAACCGTCTCGACGCCGACGCCCTGCGCGGCCAGCTCGGCGGGGTCGCCGATGCGGCGCTGAAGACGTGGAGCCTCTGCATCGCCGACCGCCTCCCCGCCGGATTGCAGCTGGATTCGGTCAGTGTCCAGGGGGAGGACGTGGTGGCGACCTTCGCCATCGACGGCCGTCTGCTGAACGATCCGGCGCTGCAGCAGAACGGCACCTGCGGCTGA
- the lysA gene encoding diaminopimelate decarboxylase, with amino-acid sequence MSASHSALVPEWLTAPAEANELVASVWPSSARRSDDGSVEIGGVSVFDLRDRFGTPLYVLDEDEVRAHARRARAAFSAAAERHGIRSRVYYAGKAFLSTEVVRWVTDEGLAVDVCTRGELEVALAAGADPARLGFHGNNKSVGELERAVEVGIGSVVVDSPVEIERLAAIAERRGAVQPVLVRVRTGVHAETHAFLATAHEDQKFGFSLEGAADAVARIRELTSLRFVGLHAHIGSQIFDSAGFRESAARLVDLHADLLAGGDIPVLNVGGGFGISYTSVDDPRPIEDIADGILDAIADECAVRGIAMPDVACEPGRVIVGQAGVTLYEVGTVKKVTVGDDLERTYVSVDGGMSDNARPALYGADFSARVVSRTSSATPALSRVVGRHCESGDIVVDAEYLPADVVPGDLLAVPATGAYCFSLASNYNYTPRPPVVAVRDGRARVIVRGETIDDLLARDVGVAASASPTPPHGDTE; translated from the coding sequence GTGTCCGCCTCGCACTCCGCGCTCGTGCCCGAGTGGCTCACCGCCCCGGCCGAAGCGAACGAGCTCGTCGCCTCCGTCTGGCCCTCCTCGGCCCGTCGCTCCGACGACGGTTCCGTCGAGATCGGCGGGGTGTCGGTGTTCGACCTCCGCGACCGCTTCGGGACCCCGCTGTACGTGCTCGACGAGGACGAGGTCCGCGCGCACGCCCGGCGCGCCCGCGCCGCCTTCTCCGCGGCCGCCGAGCGGCACGGCATCCGGTCCCGCGTCTACTACGCGGGCAAGGCCTTCCTTTCCACCGAGGTCGTGCGGTGGGTGACCGACGAAGGTCTCGCGGTCGACGTGTGCACGCGCGGCGAGCTCGAGGTCGCCTTGGCCGCCGGCGCCGACCCCGCGCGCCTGGGGTTCCACGGCAACAACAAGAGCGTCGGCGAGCTGGAGCGGGCGGTGGAGGTCGGAATCGGCTCCGTCGTGGTCGACAGCCCCGTCGAGATCGAGCGCCTCGCCGCGATCGCCGAGCGCCGCGGTGCGGTGCAGCCGGTGCTCGTGCGCGTGCGCACCGGAGTGCACGCCGAGACGCACGCGTTCCTGGCCACCGCTCACGAGGACCAGAAGTTCGGCTTCTCGCTCGAGGGGGCGGCCGACGCGGTCGCGCGCATCCGCGAGCTGACGAGCCTGCGTTTCGTGGGACTGCACGCCCACATCGGCTCGCAGATCTTCGACTCGGCGGGCTTCCGCGAGTCCGCGGCCCGCCTCGTCGACCTCCACGCCGACCTCCTGGCCGGGGGCGACATCCCCGTGCTCAACGTCGGGGGCGGATTCGGCATCTCGTACACGTCCGTCGACGACCCGCGACCCATCGAGGACATCGCCGACGGCATCCTCGACGCCATCGCCGACGAGTGCGCGGTGCGGGGGATCGCGATGCCCGACGTCGCGTGCGAACCCGGCCGCGTCATCGTCGGACAGGCCGGTGTGACGCTGTACGAGGTCGGGACGGTCAAGAAGGTCACCGTCGGAGACGACCTCGAGCGCACGTACGTCAGCGTCGACGGGGGCATGAGCGACAACGCGCGCCCCGCCCTCTACGGCGCCGATTTCTCCGCCCGCGTCGTCTCGCGGACGAGCTCTGCAACCCCCGCGCTCTCGCGCGTCGTGGGGCGCCACTGCGAGTCGGGAGACATCGTGGTGGATGCCGAATACCTTCCCGCCGACGTCGTTCCGGGCGATCTCCTCGCCGTGCCCGCCACCGGCGCGTACTGCTTCTCGCTCGCGAGCAACTACAACTACACGCCCCGCCCGCCGGTGGTGGCCGTCCGCGACGGCCGGGCCCGCGTGATCGTGCGCGGCGAGACCATCGACGATCTGCTCGCCCGCGACGTCGGCGTCGCGGCATCCGCTTCCCCCACCCCACCCCACGGAGACACCGAATGA
- the thrC gene encoding threonine synthase, producing the protein MAHVWRGVLREYADRLGVTDASTVVTLGEGGTPLIPAPALSRRTGADVYVKFEGMNPTGSFKDRGMTVALSRAVEHGAKAVICASTGNTSASAAAYAAHAGITAAVLVPEGKIAMGKLSQAVAHNGRLIQIRGNFDDCLEIARELADHYPVHLVNSVNPDRIEGQKTAAYEVVEQLGDAPDFHFIPVGNAGNYTAYSRGYREEADRGVSTRVPRMFGFQAAGSAPLVRGEVVKNPETIASAIRIGNPASWDLALEARDATDGWFGAIDDEGILEAQKILAGEVGVFVEPASAISVAGLLSRAEAGVVPAGAKVVLTVTGHGLKDPQWALRRADGTTVEPTVVDATTSEVASVLDLKPVAE; encoded by the coding sequence ATGGCACACGTCTGGCGCGGAGTCCTCCGCGAGTACGCCGACCGTCTGGGCGTCACCGACGCCTCCACCGTCGTGACGCTCGGAGAGGGCGGTACGCCCCTCATCCCCGCTCCCGCGCTCTCGCGGCGCACGGGGGCCGACGTCTACGTCAAGTTCGAGGGCATGAACCCCACGGGCTCGTTCAAGGACCGCGGCATGACCGTGGCGCTCTCCCGCGCCGTCGAGCACGGTGCGAAGGCCGTCATCTGCGCCTCCACCGGCAACACGTCGGCTTCGGCCGCCGCCTACGCGGCGCACGCCGGCATCACCGCCGCCGTCCTCGTGCCCGAGGGCAAGATCGCGATGGGCAAGCTCAGCCAGGCCGTCGCCCACAACGGACGTCTCATCCAGATCCGCGGCAACTTCGACGACTGCCTCGAGATCGCGCGCGAGCTCGCCGACCACTACCCGGTGCACCTGGTCAACTCGGTCAACCCCGACCGCATCGAGGGGCAGAAGACCGCAGCGTACGAGGTCGTGGAGCAGCTGGGCGACGCCCCCGACTTCCACTTCATCCCCGTCGGCAACGCCGGCAACTACACCGCCTACTCGCGCGGGTACCGCGAAGAGGCCGACCGTGGCGTGTCGACGCGCGTGCCGCGCATGTTCGGTTTCCAGGCCGCCGGCTCCGCGCCCCTCGTGCGCGGCGAGGTCGTGAAGAACCCCGAGACCATTGCCAGCGCGATCCGCATCGGCAACCCCGCCTCGTGGGATCTCGCCCTCGAGGCGCGGGATGCCACCGACGGCTGGTTCGGCGCGATCGACGACGAGGGCATCCTCGAGGCGCAGAAGATCCTCGCGGGCGAGGTCGGAGTGTTCGTCGAGCCGGCGTCGGCGATCAGCGTCGCGGGTCTGCTCAGCCGTGCCGAGGCGGGCGTCGTCCCCGCGGGGGCGAAGGTCGTGCTGACCGTCACCGGCCACGGACTGAAGGACCCGCAGTGGGCACTGCGCCGGGCCGACGGCACCACGGTCGAGCCGACCGTGGTCGACGCCACCACCTCGGAGGTCGCCTCGGTCCTCGACCTGAAGCCGGTGGCCGAGTGA
- a CDS encoding arginine--tRNA ligase, translating to MDPAALSTALLAVIVPLAEARREGSSAGITAADLPLERPKNRDHGDWASNAALKLSKVVGANPREFAAEIAAGLESVDGIASVEVAGPGFINIRLDAAAAGALAKTVVEQGAAFGTNDSQRGNTINLEFVSANPTGPLHIGHTRWAALGDAIARVLLASGATLVREFYINDAGAQMERFGRSVVAALHGEPTPEDGYVGAYIASLAERVAAARPDIRDLDRAEQITLATELAYGFQLGEIQASLERFNVHFDVWFSERTLHARVDGQPSLVDEAVDRLREQGHVFDDEGAVWVRTTDFGDDKDRVIRRSNGEYTYFAADAAYYLNKGDRGYAHKIYLLGADHHGYVHRLKALAGAAGDDPEKDIEVLIGQLVSINGAKLSKRAGNIIELDDLQEWLGTDALRYSLARYPADSPLTLDPEILQKRTNDNPVFYVQYAHARTHNVARNAADSGVDRSDFAPELLEHETESALLGALQEYPRIVAYAAEVREPHRVARYLEELAGLYHRWYDNCRVIPLGDAPVESVHRTRLWLNDATGQVLRNGLALLGVSAPERM from the coding sequence ATGGATCCCGCAGCCCTCTCCACCGCTCTGCTCGCCGTCATCGTCCCGCTCGCCGAGGCGCGACGCGAGGGTTCGTCCGCGGGGATCACCGCTGCCGATCTTCCGCTGGAGCGGCCCAAGAACCGTGACCACGGCGACTGGGCGTCCAACGCGGCCCTGAAGCTGTCGAAGGTCGTCGGGGCGAATCCGCGGGAGTTCGCCGCCGAGATCGCGGCGGGCCTCGAGAGCGTCGACGGCATCGCGAGCGTCGAGGTCGCCGGTCCCGGCTTCATCAACATCCGACTGGATGCCGCCGCCGCCGGCGCCCTCGCGAAGACCGTCGTCGAGCAGGGCGCGGCGTTCGGAACGAACGACTCCCAGCGCGGCAACACCATCAACCTCGAGTTCGTCAGCGCGAACCCCACCGGCCCGTTGCACATCGGCCACACCCGCTGGGCGGCCCTGGGCGACGCGATCGCGCGCGTGCTGCTGGCGAGCGGCGCCACGCTCGTCCGCGAGTTCTACATCAACGACGCCGGTGCGCAGATGGAGCGCTTCGGGCGCTCGGTGGTCGCGGCGCTGCACGGCGAGCCGACCCCCGAGGACGGCTACGTCGGCGCGTACATCGCGTCGCTGGCCGAGCGGGTCGCCGCCGCGCGCCCCGACATCCGCGACCTCGACCGCGCCGAGCAGATCACGCTCGCGACCGAACTGGCGTACGGGTTCCAGCTCGGCGAGATCCAGGCCTCCCTCGAGCGCTTCAACGTGCACTTCGACGTGTGGTTCTCGGAGCGCACGCTGCACGCCCGCGTCGACGGGCAGCCGAGCCTCGTCGACGAGGCGGTCGACCGCCTGCGCGAACAGGGGCACGTCTTCGACGACGAGGGCGCTGTGTGGGTGCGCACCACCGACTTCGGCGACGACAAAGACCGTGTCATCCGTCGGTCGAACGGCGAGTACACCTACTTCGCCGCCGACGCCGCCTACTACCTCAACAAGGGCGACCGCGGGTACGCGCACAAGATCTACCTCCTCGGCGCCGACCACCACGGGTACGTGCACCGCCTCAAGGCCCTCGCGGGCGCTGCCGGCGACGACCCCGAGAAGGACATCGAGGTGCTCATCGGGCAGCTCGTCTCGATCAACGGCGCGAAGCTCTCCAAGCGCGCCGGCAACATCATCGAGCTCGACGACCTGCAGGAGTGGCTCGGAACCGACGCGCTGCGGTACTCGCTCGCTCGGTACCCCGCCGACTCGCCGCTCACTCTCGACCCCGAGATCCTGCAGAAGCGCACTAACGACAACCCGGTCTTCTACGTGCAGTACGCCCACGCCCGAACGCACAACGTGGCCCGCAACGCGGCGGACTCGGGTGTCGACCGGTCCGATTTCGCGCCCGAGCTGCTCGAGCACGAGACCGAGTCCGCGCTCCTCGGTGCCCTGCAGGAGTACCCGCGCATCGTGGCGTACGCGGCCGAGGTGCGCGAGCCGCATCGCGTGGCGCGCTACCTCGAGGAGCTCGCGGGCCTGTACCACCGCTGGTACGACAACTGCCGTGTCATCCCGCTCGGCGATGCCCCGGTCGAATCGGTGCACCGCACCCGCCTGTGGCTGAACGACGCGACCGGTCAGGTGCTGCGCAACGGCCTGGCGCTGCTCGGCGTGAGTGCCCCGGAGCGGATGTAG
- the thrB gene encoding homoserine kinase produces MTAALGRRVAVRVPATSANLGPGFDTLGLALSVYDELTVEALEPGRLEIEVSGEGTADVPRDASHLVVRALAHTYASVGRELPGLRLVAHNVIPHGRGMGSSGAAVVAGILAAKGLLQGEVEFTDVDLLRLATEMEGHPDNVAPGLFGGLTIAWMDATGPQHKQLIVHRGVSPLVLVPGFTMSTAVARSLQPLQVPREDAVFNVSRSALLIAAMTQSPELLMAATEDKLHQNYRAQAMPETDRLVRELRAAGYAAVVSGAGPSVLVLADGPGQRVAAADLTASVVDTPWQALMLAVDVKGGTVKPAEGSA; encoded by the coding sequence GTGACCGCAGCCCTCGGGCGCCGTGTCGCGGTCCGCGTGCCGGCGACGAGCGCCAACCTCGGTCCCGGGTTCGACACGCTCGGACTCGCGCTGAGCGTGTACGACGAGCTCACCGTCGAGGCCCTTGAGCCCGGTCGCCTCGAGATCGAGGTCTCGGGCGAGGGCACGGCGGACGTGCCGCGCGACGCGTCGCATCTCGTGGTGCGCGCGCTCGCGCACACGTACGCCTCGGTCGGGCGGGAGCTTCCGGGGCTGCGTCTCGTCGCGCACAACGTCATCCCGCACGGGCGGGGGATGGGCTCCTCCGGTGCCGCGGTGGTCGCCGGCATCCTGGCCGCGAAGGGCCTGCTGCAGGGCGAGGTCGAGTTCACCGACGTCGACCTGCTGCGCCTCGCGACCGAGATGGAGGGCCACCCCGACAACGTCGCCCCCGGTCTGTTCGGCGGTCTCACGATCGCGTGGATGGATGCCACCGGCCCCCAGCACAAGCAGCTCATCGTGCATCGCGGTGTGTCGCCGCTCGTGCTCGTCCCCGGGTTCACGATGTCGACGGCCGTCGCACGCAGCCTGCAGCCGCTGCAGGTGCCGCGGGAGGACGCCGTGTTCAACGTCTCCCGCTCGGCGCTGCTGATCGCGGCGATGACCCAGAGCCCCGAGCTGCTGATGGCGGCGACCGAGGACAAGCTGCACCAGAACTATCGCGCCCAGGCCATGCCCGAGACCGACCGCCTCGTGCGGGAGTTGCGGGCGGCGGGATACGCGGCGGTCGTCTCCGGCGCGGGACCGAGCGTGCTCGTGCTCGCGGACGGTCCGGGGCAGCGCGTCGCCGCGGCGGACCTCACCGCATCCGTCGTCGACACCCCGTGGCAGGCGCTCATGCTCGCCGTCGACGTCAAGGGTGGTACAGTGAAGCCCGCAGAGGGTTCCGCTTAG
- the rho gene encoding transcription termination factor Rho: protein MESISETQPVDAPEGADIPTEEQSAAPADETLFDTPVDAEGADAPADEEPAAEQAPAEEAAPAVDDAPVEAPADDAAPADAAPADAPAADTAPAVEPAAEEAAAAPTEEPAAEEAPAKPARAPRKRAPRRAKSAPAEEAPAEAATTEVAAVEAAATEAETPAETVEAPVEETPAAPAEAPEVVADAPAVEEAATETPEAEESAETAAPAADGESADESTETPSRSRSRSRSRNRNRNKVENADAAAPAANAPAPAEESEAPAQNGQQAQQQNQANSRNRQRNKRRGQPTTGDEFEGEIGEDDVLIPIAGILDVLDNYAFVRTTGYLPGPSDVYVSLGQVKKYNLRKGDAVVGSIKQPRENEQSSRQKYNALVKVDSINGLSVEDAAARVEFGKLTPLYPQERLRMETAPEKLTQRLIDLVAPVGKGQRGLIVAPPKAGKTIVLQQIANAIAHNNPEVHLMVVLVDERPEEVTDMQRTVKGEVIASTFDRPAEDHTTVAELAIERAKRLVELGRDVVVLLDSITRLGRAYNLSAPTSGRVLTGGVDASALYPPKRFFGAARNIENGGSLTILATALVETGSKMDDVIFEEFKGTGNSELRLNRQLADKRIFPAVDVNASSTRREEMLLSPDEVKITWKLRRALAGLDPQQALEVVLGKLKETQSNVEFLVQMQKSIPAPARGDNGHDNGIR, encoded by the coding sequence GTGGAGTCCATCTCCGAGACCCAGCCCGTTGACGCGCCCGAGGGCGCTGACATCCCCACCGAGGAGCAGTCCGCCGCTCCCGCCGACGAGACGTTGTTCGATACGCCCGTCGACGCCGAGGGCGCCGACGCCCCCGCGGACGAGGAGCCTGCCGCCGAGCAGGCACCCGCCGAAGAGGCCGCCCCGGCCGTGGACGACGCGCCCGTCGAGGCTCCGGCCGATGACGCCGCGCCTGCCGATGCCGCGCCTGCCGACGCGCCCGCCGCCGACACCGCTCCCGCCGTGGAGCCGGCCGCCGAAGAGGCTGCTGCGGCTCCGACGGAGGAGCCCGCCGCCGAAGAGGCGCCCGCCAAGCCCGCCCGCGCCCCCCGCAAGCGCGCCCCGCGCCGTGCGAAGAGCGCGCCCGCCGAGGAGGCGCCCGCCGAGGCCGCCACCACCGAGGTCGCCGCGGTCGAGGCCGCCGCCACCGAGGCCGAGACCCCGGCCGAGACGGTCGAGGCTCCGGTCGAGGAGACCCCCGCCGCCCCCGCGGAGGCGCCCGAGGTCGTCGCCGACGCGCCCGCCGTCGAAGAGGCCGCCACCGAGACCCCCGAGGCCGAGGAGAGCGCCGAGACCGCAGCCCCCGCCGCCGACGGCGAGTCGGCGGACGAGTCGACCGAGACGCCGTCGCGCAGCCGCAGCCGCAGCCGGTCGCGCAACCGCAACCGCAACAAGGTCGAGAACGCCGACGCCGCCGCCCCGGCGGCGAACGCCCCCGCCCCCGCCGAAGAGTCCGAGGCGCCCGCGCAGAACGGCCAGCAGGCCCAGCAGCAGAACCAGGCGAACAGCCGGAACCGCCAGCGCAACAAGCGCCGCGGTCAGCCCACCACCGGTGACGAGTTCGAGGGCGAAATCGGCGAGGACGACGTCCTGATCCCGATCGCCGGCATCCTCGACGTGCTCGACAACTACGCGTTCGTGCGCACCACGGGCTACCTCCCCGGTCCGAGCGACGTGTACGTCTCGCTCGGCCAGGTGAAGAAGTACAACCTGCGCAAGGGCGACGCGGTCGTCGGCTCGATCAAGCAGCCGCGCGAGAACGAGCAGTCGAGCCGTCAGAAGTACAACGCCCTCGTGAAGGTCGACTCCATCAACGGGCTGTCGGTCGAGGACGCCGCCGCGCGCGTCGAGTTCGGCAAGCTGACGCCGCTGTACCCGCAGGAGCGCCTCCGCATGGAGACGGCCCCCGAGAAGCTCACGCAGCGTCTCATCGACCTCGTCGCCCCGGTGGGCAAGGGTCAGCGCGGGCTCATCGTGGCGCCCCCGAAGGCGGGGAAGACCATCGTGCTGCAGCAGATCGCCAACGCGATCGCGCACAACAACCCCGAGGTCCACCTCATGGTCGTGCTCGTCGACGAGCGCCCCGAAGAGGTCACCGACATGCAGCGCACGGTCAAGGGCGAGGTCATCGCCTCCACCTTCGACCGGCCCGCGGAGGACCACACCACGGTCGCCGAGCTCGCCATCGAGCGCGCGAAGCGTCTCGTCGAGCTCGGTCGCGACGTGGTCGTGCTGCTCGACTCGATCACCCGTCTCGGCCGCGCCTACAACCTGTCGGCGCCCACCTCGGGCCGCGTCCTCACCGGTGGCGTGGATGCGTCGGCGCTCTACCCGCCGAAGCGCTTCTTCGGCGCGGCGCGCAACATCGAGAACGGCGGATCGCTCACGATCCTGGCCACCGCTCTGGTGGAGACCGGCTCCAAGATGGACGACGTGATCTTCGAGGAGTTCAAGGGCACCGGCAACAGCGAGCTGCGTCTGAACCGCCAGCTCGCCGACAAGCGCATCTTCCCGGCCGTCGACGTCAACGCGTCCTCGACCCGGCGCGAAGAGATGCTGCTGTCGCCGGACGAGGTCAAGATCACCTGGAAGCTGCGTCGTGCCCTCGCGGGTCTCGACCCCCAGCAGGCCCTCGAGGTCGTGCTCGGCAAGCTCAAGGAGACGCAGTCCAACGTCGAGTTCCTCGTCCAGATGCAGAAGTCGATCCCGGCTCCCGCGCGCGGAGACAACGGGCACGACAACGGCATCCGCTGA